A stretch of Deltaproteobacteria bacterium DNA encodes these proteins:
- a CDS encoding ABC transporter ATP-binding protein, translating to MHEKSLFEVEDVCFSYGREPVLEHLSFTIDPGLFYVIVGPNGCGKTTLVDLLTGRKRPASGTIRFRGRRVDSYRKRALARMVALVPQDFQVYFDFTVQEVVMMGRHPFIKRFEAPSGEDLRIVGEVMRETGVYGFRDKLITELSGGEKQRVVFARALAQRTPVLILDEATSNMDIRFTLDLLDLVSKRVRAENHTVVAVMHDLILASLYSDRIIFMKGGRVFAEGDTDEVLSEKNIGEVFNVEARVTVDAATCSRHVIFKRRGTL from the coding sequence ATGCATGAAAAATCCCTGTTTGAGGTCGAAGACGTCTGCTTCTCCTACGGCAGGGAGCCCGTACTGGAACACCTTTCCTTCACCATCGATCCCGGGCTTTTCTATGTGATCGTAGGGCCGAACGGATGCGGCAAGACCACCCTGGTGGATCTCCTTACCGGTCGAAAAAGACCAGCGTCCGGCACGATCCGGTTTCGCGGGCGCAGGGTGGATTCTTACAGGAAAAGGGCCCTCGCCCGAATGGTGGCGCTCGTTCCCCAGGACTTTCAGGTCTACTTCGATTTCACCGTCCAGGAGGTAGTGATGATGGGGCGGCATCCCTTCATCAAGCGATTCGAGGCCCCCTCCGGCGAAGACCTGAGGATCGTGGGGGAGGTCATGAGGGAAACCGGCGTGTATGGCTTCAGGGACAAGCTCATCACGGAGCTGAGCGGCGGGGAAAAGCAGCGCGTGGTGTTCGCTCGCGCCCTTGCCCAGAGGACTCCGGTCCTGATCCTGGATGAGGCAACGTCTAACATGGATATCCGGTTTACCCTCGACCTTCTCGATCTCGTATCGAAAAGGGTGAGAGCGGAGAATCACACCGTTGTAGCCGTAATGCACGATCTGATCCTGGCCTCCCTGTATTCGGACCGAATCATTTTCATGAAAGGGGGCAGGGTGTTCGCGGAAGGAGATACGGACGAGGTCCTGAGCGAAAAAAACATCGGAGAAGTTTTCAACGTGGAGGCCAGGGTAACGGTTGACGCCGCCACCTGTTCACGGCATGTGATCTTCAAGAGGAGGGGAACGTTATGA
- a CDS encoding nucleoside recognition protein codes for MKKKISYLPYVLVSLLAVAAFAGLLAGALPGGVSLQDFRSFLDGVVRPLLRLTLFISAGLAVGYFVEMAGWTDRISVMARPIMKWGHLDHHVGAAFTTAFFSGTSSISMLMSFYREGKIERKQVIVGVLLNTFPSFFLHLPTTFFILVPLAGRAGALYLGLTFGAALLRLAAVLFYGRFFLPKPGRPFHNDRERKQRDWYGLLLELRKKFLNRLLRVMVIVLPVYCVIMWISGIGFFEWVRKGLAKGIGSALIPVDAMSIIIVSLAAEFTSGYAAAGAMLDSGTLNVSQTVLALLVGNIVAAPVRAFRHQMPVYIGVFGPGLGGTLMFATQAFRLISLIAVGTVFLGLVSAQGALGG; via the coding sequence ATGAAGAAGAAAATTTCTTACCTCCCCTATGTCCTGGTCTCCCTCTTGGCGGTCGCGGCCTTCGCCGGTCTTCTCGCCGGAGCGCTGCCGGGCGGTGTATCTCTCCAGGACTTCAGGTCGTTCCTGGATGGGGTGGTCCGCCCCCTGTTGAGGCTCACTCTTTTCATATCCGCCGGCCTGGCCGTGGGTTACTTTGTCGAGATGGCGGGGTGGACGGATCGAATTTCCGTAATGGCCCGCCCCATCATGAAATGGGGGCACCTGGATCACCATGTGGGAGCCGCCTTTACAACGGCCTTCTTCTCGGGCACCTCATCCATCTCCATGCTCATGTCCTTTTACCGGGAGGGAAAGATCGAGCGGAAGCAGGTGATTGTGGGGGTGCTCTTGAATACCTTCCCCTCTTTTTTTCTTCACCTGCCCACCACCTTCTTCATCCTGGTGCCCCTTGCGGGGAGAGCCGGGGCCCTGTACCTGGGCCTGACCTTCGGCGCAGCGCTCCTGCGGTTGGCAGCGGTATTGTTCTATGGACGCTTCTTTCTTCCGAAACCTGGAAGACCTTTTCACAATGACAGGGAGAGAAAGCAGAGGGATTGGTATGGGCTTTTGCTGGAACTCCGAAAAAAATTTCTTAACCGATTACTTCGGGTCATGGTAATCGTTCTTCCCGTGTATTGCGTCATCATGTGGATATCAGGCATCGGGTTCTTTGAGTGGGTCAGAAAAGGCCTTGCCAAGGGGATCGGATCCGCATTGATCCCGGTGGACGCCATGTCCATCATCATCGTGAGCCTGGCCGCTGAATTCACATCCGGGTACGCCGCAGCCGGTGCGATGCTGGACTCCGGGACCCTGAATGTCTCCCAGACCGTGCTGGCCCTGCTGGTGGGAAACATCGTGGCCGCTCCCGTGAGGGCCTTTCGCCACCAGATGCCTGTTTATATCGGCGTGTTCGGCCCAGGCTTGGGCGGCACCTTGATGTTCGCCACCCAGGCCTTTCGGTTGATCTCCCTGATTGCGGTGGGGACGGTGTTTCTCGGACTGGTCTCGGCCCAGGGGGCCTTGGGCGGGTGA
- a CDS encoding cobyric acid synthase — MAKGIMFLGTGSDVGKSIAAAAFCRILRRRGYRVAPFKAQNMSNNSYVTVEGGEIGRAQVVQAEAAGVLPSVHMNPILLKPSSGLGAQVVLQGKVLGRMGAKEYHEFKPRLKEAVMESYSLLAREYDFIVMEGAGSCCEMNLKENDLVNFSMAKAAGAPCILVADIDRGGVFAQIIGTFALLDPEERNLTAGFLINKFRGDPRLFDSGIDFIEKRTGRPVMGLVPFFNDIFIDSEDSVAVQEDKRTRRPIGPNTLNIAVIGLPAISNFTDLEILEREEDVVVNYLRRPAELTSGYDCVIIPGTKNVMEDALWLGKRGWKKRIRDFTGAGGVVLGLCGGYQLLGKRIADPGGVESSREKVRGLDLLPLETVLESEKVVQKVSGMCLWNRKRVSGYEIHMGRTRPLKKAGGPFLRIHRPGEGFSWEEGWIGEKGRVMGTYVHGLFDRPGFRASFLNRLRRAKGLKERRPKQGRLSRFHQYDRLADHFEAHCDWERILAAAR, encoded by the coding sequence ATGGCCAAAGGCATAATGTTCTTGGGAACCGGAAGCGACGTGGGAAAGTCCATTGCCGCCGCCGCATTCTGCAGGATCCTCCGGCGAAGGGGTTACCGGGTCGCTCCCTTCAAGGCCCAGAACATGTCCAACAATTCCTACGTGACCGTGGAGGGGGGTGAGATCGGCAGGGCCCAGGTGGTCCAGGCCGAGGCTGCAGGGGTGCTCCCCTCGGTACACATGAATCCGATACTTCTCAAGCCTTCCAGCGGTCTGGGGGCCCAGGTCGTCCTGCAGGGAAAGGTCCTGGGCCGGATGGGAGCGAAGGAGTACCACGAGTTCAAGCCGAGGTTGAAAGAGGCCGTAATGGAATCTTACTCCCTTCTTGCCCGAGAATACGACTTCATCGTCATGGAGGGCGCGGGGAGTTGCTGCGAGATGAATCTGAAGGAAAACGACCTGGTTAATTTTTCCATGGCCAAAGCGGCCGGTGCCCCTTGCATCCTCGTGGCGGATATAGATCGGGGCGGGGTTTTCGCCCAGATCATTGGGACCTTCGCTCTCCTGGACCCGGAGGAAAGAAACTTGACGGCGGGCTTCCTGATCAACAAGTTCAGGGGCGATCCCCGGCTTTTCGATTCCGGAATCGATTTCATCGAGAAGAGGACTGGAAGGCCGGTGATGGGCCTGGTTCCTTTCTTCAACGACATCTTCATCGATTCGGAGGATTCCGTGGCGGTCCAGGAGGACAAGCGGACCCGGAGGCCCATCGGCCCGAACACCTTGAATATCGCTGTGATCGGGCTCCCCGCGATCTCCAATTTCACAGACCTGGAGATCCTCGAAAGGGAAGAAGACGTTGTGGTCAACTACCTACGGCGGCCCGCTGAACTGACCTCGGGGTACGATTGCGTCATCATACCTGGGACCAAAAACGTCATGGAAGACGCCCTCTGGCTCGGAAAGAGAGGATGGAAGAAAAGGATACGGGACTTCACCGGGGCAGGCGGAGTGGTTCTCGGCCTTTGCGGTGGGTATCAGTTGCTGGGGAAGCGGATCGCCGACCCTGGGGGAGTGGAATCCAGCCGGGAGAAGGTGCGGGGTCTCGATCTGCTTCCCCTGGAGACCGTCCTGGAGAGCGAAAAGGTGGTTCAAAAGGTAAGCGGGATGTGCCTCTGGAACCGAAAGAGGGTGAGCGGCTATGAGATCCACATGGGGCGCACCAGGCCCCTGAAAAAGGCGGGCGGCCCCTTTCTCCGAATCCACAGGCCCGGTGAGGGTTTTTCGTGGGAAGAAGGGTGGATCGGGGAGAAGGGCCGGGTGATGGGAACCTATGTGCATGGGCTCTTCGATCGGCCAGGTTTCCGCGCGAGCTTCCTTAACAGGCTGAGGCGGGCGAAGGGGCTCAAGGAAAGGCGTCCGAAGCAGGGCCGCCTAAGCCGTTTTCACCAGTACGATCGTCTCGCGGATCATTTCGAGGCCCATTGCGACTGGGAAAGGATATTGGCAGCGGCGCGATGA
- the cobI gene encoding precorrin-2 C(20)-methyltransferase: MKTGTFYGIGVGPGDPELVTMKAVRILRKVDVVFAASSTKNEGSLAAEIVSRYLKKDIPVRLLGFPMTRRRETLKEAWRENGRRLLDVLLAGKDAAFVTLGDPTTYSTFGYTAGAIREAAPEIPIVVIPGITSYQAATAATCRSLAEAEESFTVVSGALGADRLKEVIHTTDNVVILKVYRNFREIREALEELGLTSGSILVSRCGLEGEEIVYDLRKYPDKTPPYLSLILVRKKGVG; the protein is encoded by the coding sequence ATGAAGACGGGAACGTTTTATGGAATCGGGGTGGGACCCGGAGACCCTGAGCTTGTCACCATGAAGGCCGTAAGGATTTTGAGAAAGGTGGATGTCGTGTTCGCCGCGTCCAGCACCAAGAATGAGGGGTCTTTGGCCGCTGAGATCGTGTCTCGATACCTGAAGAAAGACATCCCCGTAAGACTTCTCGGATTTCCCATGACCCGCAGGAGGGAAACCCTGAAGGAGGCCTGGCGGGAGAACGGACGGAGGCTCCTGGACGTCCTGCTTGCGGGCAAAGACGCGGCCTTCGTTACCCTGGGGGATCCGACCACTTACAGCACCTTCGGATATACGGCGGGGGCCATCCGGGAGGCGGCGCCCGAGATCCCCATCGTCGTGATTCCGGGCATCACGTCTTACCAGGCCGCCACGGCCGCAACCTGTCGTTCCCTGGCGGAGGCGGAGGAGTCCTTCACCGTGGTTTCCGGGGCCCTGGGCGCAGACAGGCTCAAGGAAGTGATTCACACGACCGACAATGTCGTGATTCTCAAGGTATACCGAAATTTCAGGGAGATAAGGGAAGCCCTCGAAGAACTGGGTCTGACCTCAGGGTCCATCCTGGTATCCCGTTGCGGACTCGAGGGGGAGGAGATCGTGTATGATTTAAGGAAATATCCGGACAAGACCCCTCCCTATCTTTCTCTCATCTTGGTAAGGAAAAAAGGTGTGGGATGA
- a CDS encoding ABC transporter substrate-binding protein yields MKRPALHFPCPVFLLLLLALPFSGYAGGPETGPERDFPAGRPYRRIISLYPAHTENLFSLGLRKEIIGVSKKEACPPGAGVKPLFSYHDDPERLLAAKPDLVLIRPMIEHGYPGLVSKLRGAGIRVVSIQPKSVEEMFRYWKELGTLTGREREAARMIDTFKRGLQWVASRLDTVPPGLRKRVYFEAIHSKMKTFSPSSIAMFVLKSAGGINVAGDARTVRQTNIAAYGKERILSHGDEIDVYLAQHGTMNPVTIRQIMEEPGFRAIRAVREGEVYLVDEKIVSRPTLRLLEGIREIARILYPDRFEGPGEPAAGGEETDNR; encoded by the coding sequence ATGAAAAGACCGGCCCTTCATTTTCCGTGCCCGGTTTTCCTCCTTTTGCTTTTGGCTTTACCCTTTAGCGGATACGCAGGCGGGCCGGAGACCGGGCCGGAACGGGACTTTCCCGCCGGGAGGCCTTACAGGCGGATCATATCTCTGTATCCCGCCCACACTGAGAACCTGTTTTCTCTCGGTCTCCGTAAGGAGATCATCGGGGTCTCGAAGAAAGAGGCCTGTCCGCCGGGGGCGGGGGTGAAACCCCTGTTCAGTTACCACGATGATCCGGAGAGATTACTGGCCGCCAAGCCGGACCTGGTGCTCATCAGGCCCATGATCGAGCATGGGTATCCCGGACTGGTCTCCAAGCTGAGGGGCGCCGGTATACGGGTGGTGTCGATTCAACCGAAGAGCGTGGAAGAGATGTTTCGCTACTGGAAGGAACTGGGGACCCTGACAGGCAGGGAGCGGGAGGCCGCGAGGATGATCGATACATTCAAGAGGGGGCTCCAATGGGTTGCTTCCCGTTTGGATACGGTTCCCCCGGGACTGCGAAAACGGGTCTACTTCGAGGCCATCCACAGCAAGATGAAAACCTTTTCGCCCTCTTCGATCGCTATGTTCGTCCTCAAGAGTGCAGGGGGGATCAACGTGGCCGGTGACGCCCGGACGGTGAGACAGACGAATATCGCGGCCTATGGGAAGGAACGCATCCTATCCCATGGTGATGAAATCGATGTCTATCTAGCCCAGCATGGGACCATGAACCCTGTCACCATCCGGCAGATTATGGAAGAACCTGGGTTTAGGGCCATCAGGGCGGTGCGGGAAGGAGAGGTGTACCTGGTGGATGAAAAGATCGTTTCCAGACCCACCCTGAGACTCCTGGAAGGTATTCGGGAGATAGCGAGGATCCTTTATCCCGATCGGTTTGAGGGGCCGGGCGAACCCGCCGCCGGGGGAGAGGAGACGGATAACCGATGA